The following is a genomic window from Canis lupus baileyi chromosome 30, mCanLup2.hap1, whole genome shotgun sequence.
GCGTAGTGTATATAGCAGAGGTCTAATTCCAAAAGGCTGTGCCTTAAACTACTACTTTATGGTATAATAACTTTACAGGCTACATACAAGATTATATTGATCATGAGTGTTCCATTTTAGCTGAAAAGAGAGGAGAGTCCATTGGTGGTTAGCTTCTCAGTTCATCTGGAGTTCTTTATCCTCAGATGTTGATCCCATGATTCCAGTTTACTTAATGTTTCTCACATTCTGGAAATCATGGTGTTGGTGCCTTCGGATCTAGGCACTGGCTATTGCCTTATGTGGAATACTCCCAAAGAAACACatggtgagggcagcctgggtggttcagtggtttagcgccgccttcagcccagggcatgatgctggagacccgggatcgagtcccacatgggtctccctgcatggagcctgcttctccctctgcctgtgcccctgacactctctctgtgtctctcatgaataaataaataaaatctttaaaaaacaaaaaacaaaaaaaaacacatggtcAATTCCAATATTGAATTCTgggaaatttttattcaaattctaaggaattctaatttcattttctcagtCTTTGGTCAAAGTCACTCTCTAAATGAATTGAACTCTGACTACTCAGTTTTTTTTGTAATTGCACACCAACCCTCCTCATCTACTCATACTCTGTTCTGATTTACTCTGCTTTATATCCACAGCACACATTCCCTCCCAATGTAGCATTTAATTCACTTTATGATAATTTTTGTGTGCCTGACTCCCCCTGCAAATTGTAAGAACCAAAAGAACAGGGATCTTTGTTTTGCTCACTGATATGGCTCAGCAACAATGCTGGACACACAGTTAGTTGGGTGACTCGGAGAgaccatttctccacatcttacATGGTCGTTGTGAGTGAGGCAGGAGTGGTGTGACTGCATTTAGGAAAACCGTTAGTTTCacttataaatataatttctgcAGAGGTTTTTCATAGAGCATTGAGGGCAGAAGTCAGATCTTGGTGAAGAatgctgtgtttgtgtgtgtctgtgtctgtgtatgtagttaaatatatgaaacaatgtgACCGAGCACAAATTTATTCCTAAGACCTAAGTGTGTGGGCTAAAAAtgagtgtgggtgtgtgtttaATTGTTGGAAACCCAACAAAATACGGGAAGGAAACCTATCTAAAACTCAAGACTCCGGAAAGTCACCACCCATTCTCCTTAATCAACAGAACAGAACCGTGTTTCCTCAGACAAGTCCCTTAGCACACATTTGTCTTTGTAGCATAATTGTAAACATGTCTGTAAAATGATGTCTCCTTGTAATGTAAAACCTGCTCTAAAAATTTTAGGCATCCTTGAAAACAACTTTTGTGGGGGTCCTCCCCCCCTTGCCTTTCTTTTCTCGgtcctattttctgttttccattaccttttattctatttctatatttctgGCCATATGTGTGGAACTAAGGGGAAAATTAGGGACTACATATAACTAGAAGAATTCTATCACACAGAAATCATCACTGggttaaatattttcatacataCTTGTACAGGCTCTTTTTCCATATCTATGTGTATATTAATAAAATCTGGGGTAATATGAGTATTGCTCTCTAATCGACCATATCATGTAGTATCCTgaattgtcttttaaaatgacATCAAATCTGCTACATCAAAATCAGATGTATGGAAAAGATTTGAACATAATTTCTTTCTAGTCAAAGATATGTACTTTTGGGGTCAAACTATATGCGTTATGGGGGGAAAAACCTCAGAGATATGAAGGTAACGCTCTAGAGAGCCTGACtgaaacatacttttaaaaatatttacaactggAGGTTTCCTTTGGCAACTCAGAGCAGTTGGCTGATAGGCACTGGACtttctcctgccccccccccagtcATCTTGTTTGGACAGTTAATAGAGGGGGGTTCCTTCGGAGGTTCCAGGAATTCTTTAATGATGTAAGTGCAGTAAATTTCCTGTAATAAAGTGACCTAAATGAGCTACAGTGAGGCAGTTAAACTGGATGCCAAGATTAAATCTTCTCATAATTTATCTGGATAGAGATAAGGAGTAGGAATCCATGATTTAATAGATTATATTGGGGTTGTAGCAACATACCCATAGAGAGGATCATCCAAGAATGGGTCTGAGTGGGAACGTCGCATGTTGGTAGAATGTTTGTGGATCCCATGGGCTGGACTGAGTGCTTTTCTTAGGCACTGGATGTGAAGCAGCCTCTGTTTACCTCCATGGCGCTCATGGCCCTTATCACAATGGAACAAAATTACTTTATCTTAATTGCCTCTTCCACCAGGCTATAAACTCCCTGATGACTGAGACTGGGAATAGTgggataaatgataaataattgaTCATAActgccatttttaaattacttaccGTGTCCAGACATGCGTGCTTTGCATGTATTACTATATTTGAAGACTCACAACTCTCTAAGATActatcttattttacagatgataatgAGTCTCAAGAACTAGGGTCAGTAGCATAGTGTCATGCAGTTACTATGGAGAAGAGCTATAATGCTTTCAGTTCATCTTTGGGTTAAGCCAACGTGGTGCCCATTGAGGTAAtttatggatggatggatggatggaagtaTAAAGGAGTAGCTTATGGctgtttaaaaatttacttaagtaaaatataaattcataggGACCATTAGAAAacaagtttttttgttgttgttcccagAGGTTATTTTAGCCTGCAAATACCCAAAGAAGACCATCTCCTCCAGATTAGAGTGGAAGAAACTGGGCCGGAGTGTCTCCTTTGTCTACTACCAACAGGCTCTTCAAGGTAAGAAGCTATAGACTTGATGAGGTGAGAGCAAGAGAACACCAAGTACAGCCTGGGTTCTTTAACTTACCAATGGGAACAGGGAAGGGCTAATTACTGAGAATGTGgggtttttaatcattttattttgttttattttatgttatgttattttcatcatgataagtgtactcttaatccctgtcccctatttcccccattcccctacacaccttccctctggtaactatcagtttgctctctatctatacttaagagtctatttcctgggttgttgttttgtgtgtgtgtgtgtgtgtgtgtgtgtgtgtctttccccTTTgcttactgttttgtttcttaaattccacatatgagtgagaccatatggtatttgtctttctctgactgacttatttcacttagcatactaccTTCTTGTTCtagccatgttgttgcaaatagcaagatttcattctttttatagctgagccatattccatttttatatatatctaccacatcttctttagccattcatctatcagtggacactggCCTGctcccataatttggctgttgtaaataatggtgcaataaagataggggtgcatatatctctttgaattcgtgtttttgtGTCTTTTGAGCAAATACCcagtgtgattcctggatcataggctagttctgtttttaattttttcccaccaacagtgcacaagggttcctttgtCTCtttatcctcaccaacacctgttatttcttgtgtttttgttgttagccattctgacagatgtgaggtgatacctcattgtggttttgttttgcatttccctgatgatgagtgatgttgaacatcttttcatgtgtctgttagccatctgtatgtcttctttggagaaatgtctattcatgtcttctgcccatttttaattggattacttgttttttgggttttcagttctttatgtattttaaatcctaaccctttattagatatatcagttgaaaatatcttcttccattccatatgTTGCCTTTTAACATTGTTGACTATTTCATTCactatgcagaaactttttactttgatatagtcacaatggtttatttttgcttttttccccctttcctcagagacctatctagaaactgtttgctacagccaatgtcagagagcACAGGTTTTCTCTTTGAGGATTTTTATGGTCTTGGATCTCATATtaaggtctttaatctattttgagtttatttttatgtatggtgaaagagaatgtgTTTTGTAAGTGTAAGATGAACCCAACAATGACTGAGACCTAAAGCATAATCACCATGAAAACGGgacagagaacagaagaaagtTGAACACCATGGAGGCCCTAGACCCTTCGTGTCTCAACTCAGTCCTAAAGGATATAAAATGCAGTGGTTCTTGCTGACCCAGTAGATTAGACTcttgagagaaaggaagatgagATGGTGTGGAAGTGAGATGTTCTGTGGTAATAATGTTACCCTATTTCCATATCACCATCTAGGAAGGTAGGCCATAGCTAAGAGCTCTACAGAGTTAAGACTTAGACTTCTGGTTGGGGAAGGGTAAACACAACTATCTTTAACcagtgctttatttttaattctttattttttatccatttctttccacTTGCTGTTTTCCTGTTGAATATATACTGAGCTTTTAAAGTATTGATAATAATGGATAAAATGCTATGATGTATGGGACTTACCTCAAAATAATTCAGTGTTTAGAGGTACAGATGGAATAAGATAGACCATGCATGGGTTACTGTTATTGCTGGGTGAtgagttttattttacaataCTCCGTAATTTTTTGTGtgcttgaaattttccattataaacattttaaaagttggaaaTATAACAAGTATAGGAAGCatgttattattttagaatactatgcattactttaattttaaaagaattaagtatGTGAACAGATGTTTAAAGtccataaagaatttaaaatacccATCTTGTTTTCATCTGTCAGGATAGGACTGCTGCAGGCCACAGGGCTGTCTTTGCTTGAATTTTCTACCATTGCCAATCTAGCACCTGAATGTTTTACAAAACACTATTTTCATTCTGTACATGTTACTAccaaacactaatcaaaagagtGTTTTTAAGACCCATTCACCTTTTCTTTTGGGGCAGTATGATGTGGGCCACCACACATAAAGTTACTGTTCCAGCTAAATTAACTAGATGCTGCAGTGCCTTCTGAAGGTGTGAATGTTTATATAAGCTTATTAGAAAGGGGATGAGGCAAGAATGAGGATTGAATCTTCTAAAATATGAGAATATTGAACCCAATGTTCTTTTGTGAActgttattctaaaaaaaaaaaaaaaaaagaagaagaaatttgaaatagCATCGGCATATAactttttgagttttttatttaaattcaattagccaacatataataggtcattagtttcagacgtagactttcagtaattcatcagttgctacagtacccagtgctcatcacatcacgtgccttccttaatgcccatcacccagttaccccatgcccccatccagcaaccctcagtttgtttcctatacttaAGAGTCCTTTTTGAGTTTTAAATTGAGTTCATTAATAGGGAAACAAATGCCTTGGTCACTGAATGAAGTGACTAGAGGAAGGTAGTATATAGAAAGTTATTtgcattattattaacattattgttttctttttctaaaaggtGATTTTAAAGATCGAGCCGAGATGATAGACTTCAGTATACGGATCAAAAACGTTACAAGAAATGATGCTGGGAAATACCGCTGTGAAGTTAGTGCCCCATCTGAGCAAGGCCAAAACCTGGAAGAAGATACGGTCACTCTAGAAGTGCTAGGTGTGATGTGCTTGTAGCTGTAGGATTACTGTTCTCCAccctcatccccatcacctaggcCACCTGGGGCCCTGGTTAGGAAAGTTCTAGAAATCACCAACACCACCTTTCCTGTAAAATCTTGGCTATTGCCCCTTTTCACCTCATTCGCTGCCAAAATTTTACTCTTAGAAATTTGTTGTGACAAAAATCTCTTTTCATTTCAGGTTAAGGTAAATCTTAATGGCCCTATCTTCTACACAGGAGTTTTTCCcctaacagtttatttttcagtACCTTTCAGTATACAGGGTCTATCTCTTACATATAAAATCCAATCACACGAGATGACGGAAAagccttaaaacaaaaaagtaggtCAGGGAAAGTATTAGAAATTAtttggtaaaaaagaaaagaaagggaaagaaaatgaaagaacaaagaaaagaaaaaagaaaagaaattgggtAAAGAAGGGAAATTAGGATTTATTGTGCAGCTAGTATATGTTAGGCTCTTACACATACATAATTTTACTTAATCTTCACTGACAGCTTCAtttctatagatgagaaaatagaagctAAACGATTTTTTCCAAGTCTACATAGCTAATAATTGTCTGGACCAGGATTTGGATCCTGGTGGGATTAACTCCAAAGCCAATATATTTAGCTACTATGAGAATCCCTGATAGATACTAACAGCTCATGATGACAACTGGTGGAGGAACATGATCTTTTCTTCCCCCTGGATGTTACTGTAAAAACTGCTGACCATAGAGAGTAAAAtgactcctcttcctttttctatatAACCCAGGGTCTTTCTAAAATGCTAGTCACTCGCTAGTATAGCagaaattaaattcagaaaactTTGCAGGAGATTCAGCTGGTGTATTAGTCTTCTCTTGCTAcataacaaatgatcacaaaccAAGCAGCTTACACCACCACCTGTTTATTAGCTCACAGTTCTGTAGATCAGAAGTCCAGCTTGACAAGGCAAGGCTCTCTTCCCAGGGTATCATAAGGCTGAAATCAGGGAGTCAGCAGGCTGAGTTCTTGTCTGGAGGTTCTGGGGAAAAGTCCACTGCCGAGCTCACTCTTGTTGGCAGATTTCAGTTCCTGTGGCTCTAAACCTGTAGTCTCCATTCCATTctggctgggagctgggagctacACTCAGCTCCTGGAGGCACCACATTCCCTGCCACGTGGCCCTCTCTATCTACAGTCCAACAGATGCATGTTGAATCCTTCCCGTGCTCTGAATCTCTGACTTTCCCTTCTGTGACCAACTAGAGAAAACAACTTTTCCAGGGGTCATGGGATTAGGTCAGACCCATCTAGGTAATCTCCCTATCTTTAAAGACAATAGATTTAGGACCTTAAATTACCTCTCCAAAATCTTATCAAAGTAGTACCTATATTAGTGTTTTTGGATCAGGCCTGGAAATGGCATATATGATTTTTCCCACATGCCATTGGTCAGAACTCATGACCCCATCTGGTCTGGCAAGGGGGCTGGCAACTGGTCTGGCTGTGTGCCCAAGAAGAAAGGACATGGATCTCTTGAACAAGTAGCCAGTCTCTATCACAGGTGTCCAATAAGCCCATATTTACCTGGCTGTTAAAATCCTTctttaggaacacctgggtggctcagtggttgagcacctgacttcggctcacatcatgatcccagaggcctgggatcaaatcccgcatcagggtcccacaggaagcctgcttctccctctgcctatgtctctgcctctctcatgaataaataaatacaatctttaaatcaatcaatcaatcagtcaaatCTTCCTATAGCTTACAAATAACCAGTACCATTTGACTTCCATCCTTCAGTGGCCCCAGCAGTTCCAGCATGTGAAGTACCCAATTCTGCTCTGAGTGGAACTGTGGTAGAATTGCGATGTCAAGACAAAGAAGGGAATCCAGCTCCCGAGTACACCTGGTTTAAGGATGGCGTTCCTTTGTCAGAGAATCCAAAACTTGGCTCCCAAAGCACCAACAGCTCCTATACAATGAATACAAAATCGGGAACTCTGGTAAGGTCATTTCAAGCATTGATCTGATAGCTGTCTTatatttggagaagaaaaattattagaactaaAATGATGGAGAATAGAGGGCTGATACTTAagtggagagaggaaggggcagtggGGAAAGATGGCAGTATATACCCAGGGAAGTGATGGAAAACCAGAGCTTGAAGACAATATAgagaactaataataataattttaactaattttaaaatgttcattcctTCACTCTACGAGTACACAATAACACTGAAAACCAGATCCTCTGGTAAATAATCAAGCATATTGATAAAGTGGCTCAATAATAAAGCACATTAACTGATGTGACTCCTTGAGGAGGAGCACACTCCCGCCCTTGCAGCACCAGCAGGCTCAGTCAGCAGGTCCAGTAGATTTTACACTGACATCTTGGGCAGAAAACCTGTCGTCACACTTTGctatatttacttttcaaatttattttttctcagagCAGGTGATAAAAGCCCCAAGGCAAGTTTGGAATGATATAGATTCACTTTCCGCACTTAGCCTCAACCCTTGAAATATCTTATGATGTCAAAGGGTTGTACCAGGGCAGAACAGAGATAGGTTCTTCCCTGAGAAATAAACAACTAAGACTCCAGTGTATGGATGATGATGGCTTCCTTTTAGTTACCAGTTATGTGCTAGTAGATCATTTATGGTTTTTGT
Proteins encoded in this region:
- the JAM2 gene encoding junctional adhesion molecule B, producing the protein MARRSRHRLLLLLLRYLVVALGYHKAYGFSAPKGHQVVTATEYQEVILACKYPKKTISSRLEWKKLGRSVSFVYYQQALQGDFKDRAEMIDFSIRIKNVTRNDAGKYRCEVSAPSEQGQNLEEDTVTLEVLVAPAVPACEVPNSALSGTVVELRCQDKEGNPAPEYTWFKDGVPLSENPKLGSQSTNSSYTMNTKSGTLQFNTVSKLDSGEYSCEARNSVGHRRCPGKRMQVDDLNISGIIAAVVVVALVISVCGLGVCYAQRKGYFSKETSFQKSSSSSKATTMSENDFKHTKSFII